In Dyadobacter subterraneus, a single genomic region encodes these proteins:
- a CDS encoding TldD/PmbA family protein, translating to MNRRKFVQLSGMGAALFSSGMVQGRIISAEDLMMPGIDVTAKKRLADVALNAAKSKGATYADVRIGRYLRQYFFTKEMRVENIVNSESYGLGIRVIANGTWGFCATNDLSVDSIAKCAATAVAIAKANSEMQEEPVILAPQKGVGIQTWKTPITKNAFTIPVKEKIDLLMKVNGEAIKNGATFVNSNLFFINEQKYFASTDGSYIDQDVHRMWPTFTVTAVDKKAGKFKTRDALSAPIGMGYEYLDGLASEKMSILGKPTVYRFSYDMVEDAILAAHQAQEKLTAKTVVAGKYDMILDPSNLGLTIHESVGHPLELDRVLGYEANLAGTSFATMEKWESKTFEYGSKIVNFVADKTQPNSMAAVGYDDEGVPCKNWNLIKDGILVNYQATRDQVHLLGEKESQGCSFADSWDSIQFQRMPNVSLQPGKEKYGVADMIKDTEKGIYILGRGSSSIDQQRYNFQFSGQLFYEVKNGEIVGMLDNAAYQSNSQEFWNSCAKICDKDDYRLFGTLFDGKGQPGQSSAVSHGCSTSRFNGVNVINTGRKI from the coding sequence ATGAACAGAAGAAAGTTTGTTCAGTTATCCGGAATGGGAGCCGCGTTATTTTCCTCCGGAATGGTGCAGGGCAGGATCATCTCGGCAGAAGATTTAATGATGCCAGGCATTGATGTTACCGCAAAAAAACGACTGGCCGACGTAGCACTGAACGCTGCAAAAAGCAAAGGTGCAACTTACGCCGATGTAAGAATTGGCAGGTATTTGAGACAGTATTTTTTTACCAAAGAAATGCGGGTTGAAAATATTGTCAACTCAGAATCTTACGGTTTAGGAATTCGTGTGATTGCAAACGGAACATGGGGTTTCTGTGCAACAAATGACTTGTCGGTTGATAGCATTGCAAAATGTGCAGCGACTGCCGTGGCCATAGCAAAAGCGAATTCTGAAATGCAGGAGGAGCCGGTAATTCTGGCCCCTCAAAAAGGTGTAGGAATCCAGACCTGGAAAACGCCGATCACTAAAAATGCTTTCACAATTCCTGTGAAAGAAAAGATTGATCTGTTGATGAAAGTAAATGGTGAAGCGATCAAAAATGGCGCGACATTCGTAAACTCGAACCTGTTTTTCATCAACGAACAGAAATATTTCGCATCGACCGATGGCTCTTACATTGATCAGGATGTGCACAGAATGTGGCCGACATTCACTGTGACGGCAGTTGACAAAAAAGCTGGGAAATTCAAAACCCGCGACGCGTTAAGTGCTCCAATTGGTATGGGTTATGAATATCTGGACGGACTGGCTTCTGAAAAAATGTCAATTCTGGGAAAACCTACCGTTTATCGTTTTTCTTACGATATGGTCGAAGATGCAATTCTCGCAGCGCATCAGGCGCAGGAAAAACTGACTGCTAAAACGGTTGTTGCAGGGAAATATGATATGATACTGGATCCTTCAAATCTCGGTTTAACGATTCATGAATCCGTAGGCCACCCGCTGGAACTAGACCGTGTTCTGGGCTACGAAGCAAACCTTGCAGGAACCAGTTTTGCGACGATGGAGAAATGGGAATCGAAAACATTTGAGTACGGTAGCAAGATCGTGAATTTTGTTGCTGATAAAACGCAGCCTAATAGTATGGCCGCCGTTGGATATGACGATGAAGGCGTGCCTTGTAAAAACTGGAATCTGATCAAGGACGGAATTCTTGTAAACTATCAGGCAACGCGTGATCAGGTTCATTTACTTGGCGAGAAGGAATCGCAGGGTTGCAGTTTCGCCGATAGCTGGGATTCGATTCAGTTTCAACGAATGCCCAATGTTTCGTTGCAGCCCGGTAAGGAAAAATACGGCGTTGCTGACATGATTAAGGACACAGAAAAGGGAATCTATATCTTAGGAAGAGGCTCGTCCTCCATTGATCAGCAGCGCTATAATTTCCAGTTTAGCGGCCAATTATTTTATGAGGTGAAAAACGGCGAAATTGTCGGGATGCTGGATAATGCGGCATATCAGTCTAATTCTCAGGAGTTTTGGAATTCATGTGCGAAGATCTGTGACAAGGATGATTATCGTTTGTTCGGGACTCTTTTTGATGGAAAAGGTCAGCCTGGCCAGTCGAGCGCGGTATCTCATGGATGTTCGACTTCGCGGTTTAATGGCGTGAATGTGATTAATACAGGGCGCAAAATATGA
- a CDS encoding TldD/PmbA family protein codes for MEILTKEEAKKIIDKVLGYSKADEASVELTGKRTGNIRFARNSVSTSAETYNLSLSITSVFGKKQGTSTVNEFDDASLEKAVRRSEEVAKLAPENVEYLPMPGPQKYLESKGFLDTTAKIDPAQRAKFAKDSIIPVRENKLTGAGYLEDSAGFEALGNSKGLFAYNKSTSVDFSITVRTADGLGSGYGSGDFNDSALMDTKVATKVAMQKAISSRGAKAFEPGKYTVILEPTAAGELISFMIRAMDARTADEGRSFLSKKGGGTRIGEKLLDERVTIYSDPTDKDIPAKPFSSEGLPLEKVVWFDKGVVKNMSYSRYWAQSKGIAPILAPDGFIMEGGTGSLEDLIKDTEKGILVTRFWYTRWLDPQTLLYTGLTRDGTFYIENGQIKHPVKNFRFNESPVIMLNNLEAMGKSVRTRGNMVPPLKIRDFTFSSLSDAV; via the coding sequence ATGGAGATTTTAACGAAAGAAGAAGCGAAAAAAATTATAGATAAGGTTTTAGGATATTCGAAAGCGGACGAAGCAAGCGTTGAGCTTACCGGAAAACGAACAGGAAATATTCGTTTTGCGCGTAATTCGGTTTCCACGAGTGCCGAAACTTATAACTTGTCGTTATCAATTACTTCTGTTTTTGGTAAAAAACAGGGTACGTCAACGGTCAACGAATTTGATGATGCATCGCTTGAAAAAGCGGTGAGGCGCTCGGAGGAAGTTGCAAAACTGGCACCTGAAAATGTTGAATACTTGCCTATGCCAGGCCCACAAAAATATCTGGAAAGTAAAGGTTTTCTGGATACTACGGCGAAGATTGATCCTGCTCAGCGTGCCAAGTTTGCGAAGGATAGCATTATTCCTGTTCGTGAAAATAAGCTGACTGGCGCAGGATATTTAGAAGATTCTGCCGGTTTTGAAGCGCTTGGAAATAGCAAAGGTTTATTTGCTTATAACAAAAGTACCTCTGTTGATTTTTCAATAACGGTTCGTACGGCTGATGGTTTGGGATCGGGTTATGGTTCTGGTGATTTCAATGACAGTGCGTTGATGGATACAAAAGTCGCTACCAAAGTTGCGATGCAAAAAGCCATTTCTTCCAGAGGTGCAAAAGCTTTTGAGCCGGGAAAATACACCGTAATTCTTGAACCTACTGCCGCGGGAGAATTGATTTCTTTCATGATCCGCGCCATGGATGCCAGAACGGCTGATGAGGGAAGAAGTTTCCTGAGCAAAAAAGGCGGAGGAACCCGAATAGGAGAGAAGTTGCTCGATGAACGTGTCACCATTTATTCTGACCCAACGGATAAAGATATTCCTGCAAAACCTTTTTCATCAGAAGGGCTTCCTCTTGAAAAAGTTGTTTGGTTCGATAAAGGTGTGGTAAAAAATATGTCTTATTCTCGCTATTGGGCACAAAGTAAAGGTATTGCGCCAATCCTTGCACCAGATGGATTTATCATGGAAGGTGGAACCGGTTCTTTGGAAGATCTGATAAAAGATACTGAAAAAGGAATTCTTGTAACCCGTTTCTGGTACACACGCTGGCTTGACCCACAGACTTTGCTCTACACCGGACTTACGCGTGACGGTACTTTTTATATCGAAAACGGACAGATCAAACATCCGGTCAAAAACTTCCGGTTTAATGAAAGTCCAGTGATTATGCTAAACAATCTGGAAGCGATGGGTAAATCCGTCAGAACCAGAGGCAATATGGTGCCGCCTTTAAAAATCCGCGATTTTACTTTTTCAAGTCTTTCAGACGCAGTATAG
- a CDS encoding M14 family metallopeptidase — MIKKPFLLLLFIILAGNSVSYSQSVPSPKDHFGFAIGDDYQLANFTQTEAYFKKLADASDRVELTSIGLTEEGRNQYMLIISSPANLKNLAKYKDISQKLARAEGITPEEAKSLAADGKAVVWIDGGLHATEVVGIHQLIETAYQLASRKDAETNRILDNVIVLMTHANPDGQELVSNWYMREKDPKKRTLEFLPRLYQKYIGHDNNRDFYMMQMKESQNMGRQLFVEWLPQVMYNHHQRGPAGSVLAGPPYRDPFNYVFDPLMITGIDALGAAMYNRLNVENKPGYTRLTGSTFSTWYNGGLRTTTQFHNMVGLLTEIIGGPTPEDIPLVPNRLIPNGATPNPVTPQTWHFRQSIDYSLSLNFSVLDYAARNYDDLLFNIYHMGKNSIDRGNMDYWTPYPKRIDAINEAMKAGKPALTASTAAPAPKVNYYDLILKDSTLRDARGYIIPANQTDFPTAVNFLNALIKAGIQVQKASADFTVSGKKYPAGSYIVKSNQAFRPHILDMFEPQDHPNDFQYAGGPPIRPYDGAGWTLAYQMGVSFDRILRDFSGPFVTLPYGELQTLKTVVPSGSVAGYELSPAVNNSFIFINDLLAAGLEVFRISNGKEQGTFFVPVSAKAKSALEKSSAQLGSSVKTVGKRPTNLTKVVPARVALWDNYGGSMPSGWVRWIMEQYHFPIQLVYAKDIDAGDLRKKYDLILFVTRAIPGIGNARPGAEEYVRKEAKEEDVPAEFHSKMGSLSVSKSIPALKKFMEEGGSVFTIGTSTSLAYHIGLPVRNALMEMTATGVERLLPNDKYFIPGSVLQVSVDSTQKITWGMNSKSDIYFDSSPVFNLSVEAVSKGAIKPLMWFDSNKPLRSGWAWGQAYLQDGVAAFEANVGKGKLIAFGPEITFRAQSYGTFKVIFNQLYSSPN; from the coding sequence ATGATAAAAAAACCTTTTCTCCTATTACTATTCATCATTTTAGCAGGTAATTCGGTTTCATATAGCCAGTCCGTTCCTTCTCCGAAGGATCATTTCGGCTTTGCTATTGGAGATGATTACCAACTTGCCAATTTCACTCAAACGGAAGCTTATTTTAAAAAACTGGCTGACGCTTCGGATCGCGTTGAGTTAACCAGTATCGGTTTAACAGAAGAAGGTCGTAATCAGTATATGCTGATTATTTCTTCTCCCGCCAATTTGAAAAACCTTGCCAAGTATAAGGACATATCGCAAAAACTGGCCCGTGCCGAAGGTATTACTCCCGAGGAGGCAAAATCTCTGGCTGCCGACGGAAAAGCGGTTGTCTGGATTGACGGCGGTTTGCACGCAACGGAAGTTGTTGGTATTCACCAGTTAATAGAAACGGCTTATCAATTGGCAAGTCGCAAGGATGCGGAAACAAACCGAATTCTTGATAATGTGATTGTACTCATGACGCATGCCAATCCGGATGGACAAGAGCTTGTCAGTAATTGGTACATGCGTGAAAAAGATCCTAAAAAGCGTACGCTTGAATTCCTTCCAAGATTATATCAGAAGTATATCGGTCATGATAATAACCGTGATTTTTATATGATGCAGATGAAAGAATCTCAAAATATGGGTCGTCAGCTTTTTGTTGAATGGCTGCCGCAGGTAATGTATAATCACCATCAACGTGGGCCAGCTGGTTCTGTTCTGGCAGGTCCTCCTTACCGTGATCCATTCAATTATGTATTTGATCCATTGATGATTACAGGGATTGATGCACTTGGTGCAGCAATGTATAATCGATTGAATGTTGAAAACAAACCAGGTTATACCCGCTTAACCGGTTCTACTTTTTCTACCTGGTATAATGGAGGTTTGCGTACAACAACGCAGTTTCACAATATGGTTGGTTTGCTGACAGAAATTATCGGTGGGCCAACACCGGAAGATATTCCTTTGGTGCCAAACCGTTTGATTCCAAATGGCGCTACCCCAAATCCGGTAACGCCGCAAACATGGCATTTCAGACAGTCGATAGACTATTCACTTTCTTTGAATTTTTCGGTTTTGGATTATGCAGCGCGTAACTACGACGATCTGCTTTTCAATATTTACCACATGGGAAAAAATTCTATTGACCGTGGAAATATGGATTACTGGACACCATATCCAAAACGCATTGATGCGATCAATGAAGCAATGAAAGCTGGGAAACCTGCCTTAACCGCAAGCACTGCCGCGCCAGCTCCGAAGGTTAATTATTATGATTTAATCCTGAAAGATTCCACGCTTCGTGATGCACGTGGTTATATTATTCCTGCCAACCAGACAGATTTTCCAACGGCTGTTAATTTCCTGAATGCGCTGATTAAAGCAGGAATTCAGGTACAGAAGGCGTCTGCTGATTTTACTGTTTCCGGTAAAAAATATCCCGCAGGTTCATACATTGTGAAGTCGAACCAGGCTTTTCGTCCGCATATTCTGGATATGTTCGAACCTCAGGATCACCCGAATGATTTTCAATATGCCGGCGGTCCTCCGATCCGTCCTTACGATGGCGCGGGCTGGACTTTGGCTTACCAGATGGGCGTAAGTTTTGACAGAATTTTAAGAGATTTTTCAGGTCCGTTTGTCACGTTGCCCTATGGAGAATTGCAGACATTAAAAACGGTCGTTCCTTCGGGTTCGGTTGCTGGTTACGAGCTTAGTCCAGCGGTGAATAATTCATTCATTTTTATTAATGATCTTTTAGCGGCTGGCCTGGAAGTATTCAGAATTTCCAATGGAAAAGAGCAGGGGACATTTTTTGTTCCAGTCTCAGCCAAAGCCAAATCTGCATTGGAAAAATCTTCGGCTCAATTAGGAAGTTCTGTAAAAACAGTTGGAAAACGTCCAACAAATCTGACCAAGGTCGTACCGGCTCGTGTAGCGCTTTGGGATAATTATGGCGGATCGATGCCGTCCGGCTGGGTTCGCTGGATTATGGAGCAATATCATTTTCCAATTCAGCTTGTTTACGCAAAGGATATTGATGCGGGTGATCTGCGCAAAAAGTACGACCTGATTTTGTTCGTAACCAGAGCGATTCCGGGAATTGGAAATGCCAGACCAGGCGCAGAGGAATATGTTCGTAAAGAAGCAAAGGAAGAAGATGTTCCGGCTGAATTTCATAGTAAAATGGGAAGTCTGAGTGTATCGAAATCCATTCCGGCTTTGAAAAAATTCATGGAAGAAGGTGGTTCAGTTTTCACGATTGGAACCAGTACAAGTCTGGCTTATCATATCGGATTACCTGTTCGCAATGCGCTGATGGAAATGACAGCAACCGGTGTTGAGCGCCTTTTGCCAAACGATAAATATTTTATTCCGGGAAGTGTTTTGCAGGTTTCCGTTGATTCGACACAAAAAATCACCTGGGGAATGAATTCGAAAAGCGACATTTATTTTGATTCGAGTCCGGTTTTTAATCTTTCAGTTGAAGCCGTTTCCAAAGGCGCGATCAAGCCATTAATGTGGT